In a single window of the bacterium (Candidatus Blackallbacteria) CG13_big_fil_rev_8_21_14_2_50_49_14 genome:
- the map gene encoding type I methionyl aminopeptidase has protein sequence MITIKSEREIEIMRKSCILAAQTLDMIGTHIKPGVSTEELNTLCHDFIVKHGAYPAPLNYKGFPKSICTSVNEVVCHGIPNKKHILKDGDIVNVDVTALLDGFHGDTNRTYYVGTPSEEARKLVEFTEKVLHEAIGIVKPGIRIGDIGHLIQTRAEAAGYGVVREFTGHGIGRQFHEAPSVPHYGQPGKGPKLRKGMTFTIEPMINLGRADLHVLSDGWTAVTNDGKISAQFEHTLAVTDSGCEILTLSH, from the coding sequence ATGATCACGATTAAAAGCGAGCGCGAAATAGAAATTATGCGCAAAAGCTGCATTCTGGCAGCTCAAACCCTCGATATGATAGGCACCCATATCAAGCCTGGCGTTTCAACTGAAGAACTGAATACCCTCTGCCATGATTTTATTGTCAAACATGGCGCATACCCAGCTCCTCTGAACTATAAGGGCTTTCCCAAGAGTATCTGCACCTCGGTCAATGAGGTGGTCTGTCATGGTATTCCAAACAAAAAGCATATTCTCAAAGACGGAGATATCGTCAATGTCGATGTCACGGCTCTCTTGGATGGGTTCCATGGCGATACCAACCGTACTTACTATGTGGGCACACCCTCAGAAGAAGCGCGCAAACTGGTAGAGTTCACTGAAAAGGTACTGCATGAGGCAATTGGGATTGTCAAACCCGGGATTCGGATTGGCGATATCGGCCATTTGATTCAAACCCGTGCCGAAGCTGCAGGCTATGGTGTGGTACGTGAATTTACAGGCCATGGCATTGGCCGCCAGTTTCATGAAGCTCCTTCTGTGCCTCACTATGGTCAGCCCGGCAAAGGCCCCAAGCTGCGCAAAGGCATGACCTTTACGATTGAACCCATGATCAACCTGGGCCGTGCCGATCTGCATGTGCTGTCTGATGGTTGGACGGCGGTGACCAATGATGGCAAAATTTCAGCTCAGTTTGAACATACCCTGGCCGTCACCGATTCAGGTTGTGAAATTCTGACGCTTTCGCATTAG
- a CDS encoding undecaprenyl-phosphate alpha-N-acetylglucosaminyl 1-phosphate transferase — MRENWPYVVTFLMAWLSADLFVPLVRSFAYKVGKVDKPGTRKIHTAPIPRMGGIAIAVGFFLSLLGIEYLHPGYFSLLPSEWKGMMLGGALIFVVGLIDDLYDLPAKVKLLGQIAAASVAFWFGVKLSFISNPMGGLFLFPEWLSFVLTVFWLVGITNTINLIDGLDGLAGGVSTIAGITLFMLALERNQGLSALVAIALVGSTMGFLRYNFNPAKIFMGDCGSLFLGFMLGSLSLTGAMKVAATVAVFLPILILGIPIFDTTFAIVRRLLTRKPIFQADKGHLHHRLLNFGLSQRRAVLLIYGFSTFLGGIALYLVKYSQAKVLIMVSLMLMLWGVVDLRSFWPKRSSESR; from the coding sequence ATGCGTGAAAATTGGCCCTACGTAGTAACATTCTTAATGGCTTGGCTCAGTGCCGACCTTTTCGTACCGCTGGTGCGCAGCTTTGCCTATAAAGTGGGCAAGGTTGATAAGCCGGGTACACGTAAAATCCACACCGCACCGATCCCCCGGATGGGGGGTATTGCGATTGCTGTGGGTTTTTTCCTTTCCCTTTTGGGGATTGAATACCTTCACCCAGGTTATTTTTCACTTCTGCCTTCGGAGTGGAAGGGCATGATGTTGGGGGGCGCCCTGATCTTTGTGGTGGGCTTGATCGATGATCTTTACGATCTGCCGGCCAAGGTCAAATTATTGGGGCAGATTGCGGCTGCCAGCGTGGCCTTTTGGTTTGGGGTCAAGCTTTCGTTTATATCCAATCCCATGGGTGGGCTTTTTCTTTTTCCAGAATGGTTGAGCTTTGTGTTGACGGTTTTCTGGTTGGTGGGCATTACCAATACCATCAATCTGATTGATGGGCTCGATGGCCTGGCCGGAGGGGTTTCGACGATTGCAGGCATTACCCTGTTTATGCTGGCCCTGGAGCGCAATCAGGGTTTAAGTGCTCTGGTTGCGATTGCCCTGGTGGGCAGTACCATGGGATTTCTGCGTTATAATTTCAACCCCGCCAAGATTTTTATGGGGGATTGTGGCAGTCTCTTTTTGGGCTTTATGCTGGGCAGTCTTTCGCTGACAGGGGCCATGAAAGTGGCGGCTACAGTGGCTGTCTTTTTGCCGATTTTGATTCTGGGTATCCCCATTTTTGATACCACCTTTGCGATTGTGCGCCGTTTGTTGACCCGCAAACCGATCTTTCAGGCCGATAAGGGCCATTTACACCATCGCCTGCTCAATTTTGGGCTCTCACAGCGGCGGGCCGTGCTTTTGATTTATGGTTTCAGCACCTTTTTGGGGGGAATTGCGCTTTATCTTGTGAAATATTCCCAGGCCAAGGTCTTGATCATGGTTTCGCTGATGCTGATGCTTTGGGGGGTGGTTGATCTGCGCTCATTTTGGCCCAAACGCTCAAGTGAAAGCCGTTAA
- the rsmI gene encoding 16S rRNA (cytidine(1402)-2'-O)-methyltransferase, whose amino-acid sequence MAGGLYICATPIGNLQDITLRVLEVLKQVDLILAEDTRHTRKLLNHFEINTPLRSLHEHNEYEQIPALLAELAGGASLALVSDAGLPAVSDPGALLIQAAREQGYPVTVLPGASAVTTALLLSGLSSGQGFSFIGFLPRTSKQRQDLLRTYAAFQHPVICFESPHRLQSSLEDFEAVLGTREVAVCRELTKLHEEVIRFALPELRAYFAHHPPRGELTLVIAPAPEQTEMLEVADAETVQAAWRELQELGLDKRSVQESLQERFGLTRNELYALLLNKG is encoded by the coding sequence ATGGCGGGTGGCCTTTATATCTGCGCAACACCGATTGGCAATCTGCAGGATATTACCCTGCGTGTGCTTGAGGTGCTCAAGCAGGTCGATCTGATTCTGGCTGAGGATACCCGCCATACCCGCAAGTTACTCAATCATTTTGAAATAAATACCCCTTTGCGCTCTTTGCATGAGCACAATGAATACGAGCAGATTCCTGCACTGCTGGCCGAATTGGCCGGAGGGGCCTCGCTGGCCTTGGTCAGTGATGCCGGGCTGCCAGCTGTTTCAGATCCCGGTGCGCTTTTGATTCAAGCAGCACGGGAGCAGGGCTATCCTGTCACGGTTTTGCCAGGGGCATCGGCGGTCACCACGGCGCTTTTGCTATCCGGTTTGTCCAGTGGACAGGGCTTCAGCTTTATTGGATTTTTGCCCCGAACCAGCAAACAACGCCAGGATTTACTGCGCACTTACGCAGCTTTTCAGCACCCTGTGATTTGCTTTGAATCTCCCCATCGGCTGCAATCCTCACTTGAAGATTTCGAGGCCGTTCTGGGCACGCGTGAAGTGGCGGTCTGCCGTGAATTGACCAAACTGCACGAAGAGGTCATTCGCTTCGCGTTGCCCGAGCTGCGGGCCTATTTTGCCCATCATCCGCCTCGGGGGGAACTGACCCTGGTGATTGCCCCGGCTCCTGAACAAACCGAAATGCTTGAAGTGGCAGATGCCGAAACCGTTCAGGCTGCCTGGCGTGAATTGCAGGAATTGGGGCTGGACAAGCGCAGTGTGCAAGAAAGCCTTCAGGAGCGCTTTGGTCTGACCCGCAATGAACTCTATGCTTTGCTTTTGAACAAGGGTTAG
- a CDS encoding acyl-CoA thioesterase, with amino-acid sequence MSDHLSNPHFLARVEHSRSRMVKIVFPKNTNHYDTLFGGTALQWMDEIASIAAIRFSRQQTVTISLDAITFKKAIPSGHFVELVAEVVDVGRTSMKIQVDVFLEAMDRDFREKAISGGFTFVAIDAERKPVAVEWDKPLPPSLRGEE; translated from the coding sequence ATGTCTGATCATCTCAGCAATCCCCATTTCCTGGCACGGGTTGAGCATTCTCGCAGTCGAATGGTGAAGATTGTCTTTCCCAAAAATACCAACCATTACGATACTCTTTTTGGCGGAACGGCTTTGCAATGGATGGATGAAATTGCCTCAATTGCAGCGATTCGCTTTTCCCGTCAGCAGACCGTGACCATTTCCCTGGATGCGATTACTTTCAAAAAGGCGATTCCTTCAGGACACTTTGTTGAATTGGTGGCTGAAGTCGTCGATGTGGGGCGTACCAGCATGAAAATTCAAGTCGATGTTTTTTTAGAAGCCATGGATCGGGATTTTCGCGAAAAAGCGATCAGTGGCGGTTTTACCTTTGTGGCCATCGATGCTGAGCGCAAACCCGTTGCCGTGGAGTGGGACAAGCCTCTTCCTCCCAGTTTGAGGGGGGAGGAATGA
- a CDS encoding cupin, whose protein sequence is MQIRLNFSEPVCLPSEQAEWVPSPGGEVLRWRLEREGAEQGLVTSLVRYPSGSEFPAHTHGGGEEFLVLEGVFSDQAGDYPVGTYVRNPIGSHHAPFSRQGCVILVKLWQMQEPEPRTVLHLTDAPVQKLWASAAERVEVRVLQQGESLSLAGAEALLLSGRLGCGSQALTPWSWVRSPQHTPFELQAQEASWIWLKWRADLGACLRC, encoded by the coding sequence ATGCAGATCCGGCTCAATTTTTCAGAACCGGTCTGTCTGCCCTCTGAACAGGCAGAATGGGTTCCTTCACCGGGGGGAGAAGTTTTGCGCTGGCGGCTGGAGCGTGAGGGGGCTGAGCAGGGGCTTGTTACCTCACTGGTACGTTATCCGAGTGGTTCTGAATTTCCAGCCCATACCCATGGCGGAGGCGAAGAGTTTCTGGTGCTGGAGGGTGTTTTTTCAGATCAGGCCGGAGACTATCCCGTGGGGACTTATGTGCGCAATCCGATTGGTTCACACCATGCGCCCTTCAGCCGTCAAGGCTGTGTCATTTTGGTCAAACTTTGGCAGATGCAGGAGCCAGAACCCCGTACCGTTTTGCATTTGACGGATGCGCCTGTGCAAAAACTGTGGGCAAGTGCGGCAGAAAGGGTTGAAGTGCGTGTACTTCAGCAGGGTGAAAGCCTGTCTCTGGCAGGTGCTGAGGCCTTGCTCTTAAGCGGCCGCCTGGGGTGTGGGTCTCAAGCTTTAACCCCCTGGAGCTGGGTACGCAGCCCCCAGCACACCCCTTTTGAACTGCAAGCCCAGGAAGCCAGTTGGATCTGGTTGAAATGGCGTGCTGATTTGGGAGCCTGCTTGCGTTGCTGA
- a CDS encoding peptide ABC transporter permease → MITADLVTPLGEQASWVVVGKRLLRNKAFLFGGSVVLVFLLLAFFPQLFTHYNPIEKDLASRLLPPSAAHWFGTDDLGRDVCARIIYGAQVSLRVGLLSVGIALIVGSLIGVVAGYFGGMVGEILMRTIDIILAFPSILLAILIVAILGPGLNNAMIAIGIVNMPLYARLLRSTTLQVRNQEFIEASHAMGASHTRIIAFHILPNCLSPLIVQATLGIGAAILETAGLSFLGLGAQPPTPEWGTMLSNAKDFIRMAPWTLTFPGLAITAVVVAFNLMGDGLRDLFDPRTAKKM, encoded by the coding sequence ATGATCACGGCAGATCTGGTCACACCTCTGGGCGAACAGGCCTCCTGGGTCGTTGTCGGCAAACGCCTGCTGCGCAACAAAGCGTTTCTCTTTGGCGGCAGCGTGGTCTTGGTATTTTTGTTGTTGGCTTTTTTCCCACAACTTTTTACCCACTACAATCCGATTGAAAAAGATCTGGCCAGCCGCCTGCTGCCCCCCTCTGCCGCACATTGGTTCGGCACCGATGATCTGGGCCGCGATGTCTGTGCCCGGATTATCTACGGTGCCCAGGTCTCGCTCAGGGTGGGTCTGCTTTCAGTGGGCATTGCCCTGATCGTGGGCTCCTTGATTGGCGTCGTGGCGGGCTATTTTGGGGGCATGGTCGGTGAAATTCTGATGCGCACCATCGATATTATTCTGGCTTTTCCCAGCATTCTGCTCGCGATTTTAATCGTGGCCATTCTGGGGCCGGGCCTGAACAATGCCATGATCGCGATTGGAATCGTCAATATGCCCCTCTATGCCCGCTTGCTGCGTTCTACCACCTTGCAGGTGCGCAACCAGGAATTTATTGAAGCCTCCCATGCCATGGGAGCCAGCCATACGCGCATTATTGCTTTTCATATTTTGCCCAATTGCCTCTCTCCCCTGATCGTTCAGGCCACGCTGGGCATTGGTGCCGCCATTCTCGAAACCGCAGGCTTGAGCTTTTTGGGCTTGGGTGCGCAGCCCCCCACCCCCGAATGGGGAACCATGTTGAGCAATGCCAAAGACTTTATCCGCATGGCCCCCTGGACCCTGACCTTCCCTGGCTTGGCAATCACCGCCGTGGTCGTGGCCTTCAATCTGATGGGCGATGGCCTGCGCGATCTGTTCGACCCCCGTACCGCAAAGAAGATGTAA
- a CDS encoding purine-nucleoside phosphorylase translates to MNNQQEQLAKIAAQILEQASVKPDYGIILGSGLGILAESAENATVIPYSEIPHFPTSTAPGHAGNLVVGKLGGKNVVMMQGRFHTYEGYTQQEVTLPIAVMKEMGVHSLIVTCATGGLNYNFVPGDIMLIRDHINFTGSNPLIGPNDEELGPRFPVMFDAYTPALRAIAHEAALKQGIRLHEGVYCGITGPAFFTAAELRMLMQWGCDSIGMSTVPEVIMAVHRGLKVMGLALISDMAIPDTGHHATGEEVLRVVNESSPKFAKLLVSILQDLA, encoded by the coding sequence ATGAACAATCAACAAGAACAGCTGGCAAAAATTGCCGCTCAGATTCTGGAACAAGCTTCCGTAAAACCCGATTACGGTATTATCCTGGGTTCTGGTCTGGGTATTCTGGCAGAGTCTGCCGAAAACGCCACTGTGATCCCCTATTCTGAAATTCCTCATTTCCCCACCTCCACAGCTCCTGGCCATGCCGGTAATTTGGTCGTTGGCAAACTCGGTGGCAAAAATGTCGTGATGATGCAAGGCCGTTTTCATACCTATGAAGGCTATACCCAGCAGGAAGTCACCCTGCCCATCGCCGTGATGAAAGAAATGGGCGTACACAGCCTGATCGTGACCTGCGCAACCGGGGGTCTGAATTATAATTTTGTGCCCGGCGATATCATGCTGATTCGCGATCATATCAACTTTACAGGCAGCAATCCTTTGATTGGCCCCAATGATGAGGAACTCGGCCCCCGTTTTCCCGTCATGTTTGATGCCTATACCCCCGCTCTGCGTGCGATTGCGCATGAAGCAGCCCTGAAACAGGGCATTCGTCTGCATGAAGGTGTGTATTGCGGAATTACAGGCCCAGCCTTCTTTACCGCTGCCGAATTGCGCATGCTGATGCAATGGGGCTGTGATTCGATTGGCATGTCAACCGTGCCCGAGGTAATCATGGCTGTTCACCGTGGTTTAAAAGTCATGGGCCTGGCCTTGATCAGCGATATGGCGATTCCCGATACCGGCCATCATGCCACTGGCGAAGAAGTTCTGCGTGTCGTCAACGAAAGCAGCCCCAAATTCGCAAAACTCCTGGTATCTATTCTTCAGGATCTCGCATAA